One Candidatus Nitrososphaera evergladensis SR1 genomic window carries:
- a CDS encoding urease subunit gamma: MMFAPREIDKLYIFMAAEVARKRRARGLKLNYPETVALISDHIVEGARDGRSVPELMRSGRQVLSRQDVLPGVPELVKQVQVEATFDDGTKLVTVHNPIV, translated from the coding sequence ATGATGTTTGCTCCACGAGAGATAGACAAGCTGTACATTTTCATGGCGGCAGAGGTGGCGCGAAAAAGGCGTGCAAGGGGACTAAAGCTGAACTACCCGGAGACAGTGGCGCTCATTTCCGACCACATTGTAGAAGGGGCGCGCGACGGCAGGTCGGTGCCAGAGCTGATGAGATCGGGCAGGCAGGTGCTTTCAAGGCAGGATGTGCTCCCCGGCGTTCCAGAGCTTGTCAAGCAGGTGCAGGTGGAGGCGACGTTTGACGACGGCACGAAACTAGTGACCGTGCACAACCCCATAGTGTGA
- the thsA gene encoding thermosome subunit alpha gives MMAAQTKNQQQQRLFGEGVKRTSGGEARRYNMLAARLISEMVKGLLGPCGMDKVFVDIMGEVTLTKDGATLLRKIDVEHPAAKVLIEASNAVDNAVGDGTTSVVVLAGALVANAEELLELGVLPSTISDGYRRALATATNALLSNAVKYTNSDRKTMERLAMTCMESKAISSCMEKERIAKLVVDAIMAVCNPASAKVEIDDVKVEQKPGSVQDTQLVAGVVIDKTVDSSAMPKSVENAKVLLIDYDLDKKNTRTDAEIGITIPAQIRAYLDEQAFELRKKVQAVIDSGANVVISRGGINTLAQTMLAHAGIMSVRRVKENDLWWLEKATGAKITRDLDSISQSDLGFAGRVCERFVGDDRMVFVEECRNPRSVTILLRAGSAKVLDEFHRSILDALNVLRDFVASPLVVAGGGAAEALAARAVRESARTVEGREQLAILKFADALEEIPLTIAANAGMDVIDAQAQLRAAGAKDGKGWCGVNAFSRRVQDDMLALGVIEPLAVKEQVMNTAAEVADLLLRVDDVVMAKPAYYTHTHSDGTTHSHRGGKQAHDHFDKLGRQQRPMHHYY, from the coding sequence ATGATGGCCGCGCAGACAAAAAACCAGCAGCAACAGCGGCTGTTTGGAGAAGGGGTAAAAAGGACAAGCGGAGGCGAAGCGCGCAGGTACAACATGCTTGCCGCTAGGCTCATCTCGGAGATGGTCAAGGGGCTGCTTGGACCTTGTGGCATGGACAAGGTATTTGTTGACATCATGGGCGAGGTGACGCTGACAAAAGACGGGGCGACACTTTTGCGCAAGATCGATGTCGAGCATCCTGCCGCAAAGGTGCTCATCGAGGCTTCAAACGCGGTTGACAATGCGGTGGGCGACGGAACGACTTCGGTGGTCGTCCTTGCAGGCGCTCTTGTGGCAAATGCCGAGGAGCTGCTAGAGCTTGGCGTCCTTCCGTCGACTATTTCTGACGGCTACCGCCGGGCCCTTGCCACTGCGACGAATGCCCTTTTGTCAAACGCGGTAAAGTACACAAATTCTGACAGAAAGACGATGGAGCGCCTTGCCATGACGTGCATGGAATCAAAGGCTATATCGTCCTGCATGGAAAAGGAGCGAATCGCAAAACTTGTGGTTGACGCAATAATGGCAGTTTGCAACCCTGCATCCGCCAAGGTGGAAATCGACGACGTCAAGGTGGAGCAAAAGCCCGGCAGCGTACAAGACACGCAGCTTGTCGCCGGCGTCGTCATCGACAAGACGGTCGACAGCTCGGCCATGCCCAAGTCCGTTGAAAACGCCAAAGTCCTCCTTATCGATTACGACCTTGACAAAAAGAACACGCGCACCGACGCGGAAATAGGGATCACAATTCCAGCGCAGATCAGGGCATACCTTGACGAGCAGGCGTTTGAGCTGCGAAAGAAGGTGCAAGCCGTAATCGATTCGGGCGCAAACGTAGTGATATCGCGCGGGGGCATCAACACCCTTGCGCAGACCATGCTTGCGCACGCCGGCATCATGTCTGTACGCAGGGTAAAAGAAAACGACCTGTGGTGGCTGGAAAAAGCCACGGGCGCAAAAATAACGAGGGACCTTGACAGCATTTCGCAGTCGGACCTTGGCTTTGCAGGCAGGGTCTGTGAAAGGTTTGTAGGAGATGACAGGATGGTCTTTGTGGAGGAGTGCAGAAACCCCCGCTCTGTCACGATACTTTTGCGCGCCGGCTCTGCCAAGGTGCTTGACGAGTTCCACCGCTCCATCCTTGACGCGCTAAACGTCTTGCGCGACTTTGTCGCAAGTCCCCTAGTGGTTGCAGGCGGGGGCGCTGCAGAGGCCCTTGCCGCAAGGGCGGTGAGGGAAAGCGCCAGGACTGTGGAGGGCAGGGAGCAGCTTGCAATCCTGAAATTTGCAGACGCGCTCGAAGAGATCCCGCTGACAATTGCTGCAAACGCCGGCATGGACGTCATTGACGCACAGGCTCAGCTGCGCGCTGCCGGCGCCAAGGACGGAAAAGGCTGGTGCGGCGTAAACGCTTTCTCACGCAGGGTGCAGGACGACATGCTTGCGCTTGGCGTCATAGAACCGCTTGCAGTCAAGGAGCAGGTAATGAATACGGCGGCTGAGGTTGCCGACTTGCTCTTGCGCGTTGATGACGTGGTGATGGCCAAGCCTGCCTACTATACCCACACCCACTCTGACGGCA